A window of Diabrotica virgifera virgifera chromosome 9, PGI_DIABVI_V3a contains these coding sequences:
- the LOC126891689 gene encoding uncharacterized protein LOC126891689 — MNIFTPIWIALLVAALLFAIAYCILVLYTRCTNKQRKGQQFYENKNQGFAYAGFKNEVTNSETTTEPSKSQLETKVPIESVSTQDEKADQSNPNAAKGLLVASALLQVLTPSSGNNQSSRHFFGGPGSNGASQHSSGNDAFGPSGSNSGRSHSKYALGHKARYNSVLLAGGIDSVDGTCDSDHSRHDTGGDSGGGDAGDGSGAGACDV, encoded by the coding sequence ATGAATATTTTCACGCCAATATGGATTGCGCTGCTAGTTGCTGCCTTATTATTTGCAATTGCGTATTGTATTCTAGTGCTGTACACCAGATGTACTAACAAACAAAGAAAAGGTCAACAATTTTATGAGAATAAAAATCAAGGTTTCGCGTACGCAGGTTTCAAAAATGAAGTCACCAACAGTGAAACAACCACAGAACCATCTAAGAGCCAATTAGAAACTAAAGTTCCAATTGAGTCTGTTTCTACTCAAGACGAAAAAGCTGACCAAAGCAATCCCAATGCAGCTAAAGGCTTACTAGTCGCCAGTGCTTTACTACAAGTATTGACTCCTTCCAGTGGCAACAATCAGAGTTCTAGGCACTTCTTTGGTGGTCCTGGAAGTAACGGAGCAAGCCAGCATAGTTCAGGAAATGATGCGTTCGGTCCATCTGGCAGTAATAGTGGAAGGTCTCATTCAAAGTATGCTTTAGGACATAAGGCACGCTATAATAGTGTTTTATTGGCAGGGGGAATTGATAGTGTAGATGGCACGTGCGACTCTGATCACAGTAGGCATGATACGGGAGGAGATAGTGGGGGCGGCGATGCAGGGGACGGAAGCGGTGCCGGTGCATGTGATGTCTAA